From the genome of Scytonema hofmannii PCC 7110, one region includes:
- a CDS encoding ribbon-helix-helix domain-containing protein — MSGRVNVVLPDEVYELVKSLATGERRSQSQMTAILVEEALQARNLLQKSSTSTEKNDKGNAA, encoded by the coding sequence ATGAGTGGAAGGGTCAATGTAGTACTGCCAGACGAAGTTTACGAACTTGTCAAAAGCTTGGCAACAGGTGAACGGCGTTCTCAAAGCCAAATGACAGCAATTTTGGTTGAGGAAGCACTGCAAGCCAGAAACTTGCTGCAAAAATCTTCTACGTCTACAGAAAAAAATGATAAGGGGAATGCAGCATGA
- a CDS encoding NACHT domain-containing protein, whose amino-acid sequence MLQDLDTEQICAFVQQWHKLAFEDRIEGEKKRQRLQNSLSSRAFQELAGNPLLLTMMAILNRHQELPRDKSTLYEQASEVLLHRWDYERNLPASSELDSGVNKYIDYQDKREMLRLVAHPMQASSNTLANKIGKEDLEATLVEYLQDKFPPDKARMAARDLRKILTTRSFILCFFGGRWIG is encoded by the coding sequence ATGCTGCAAGATTTAGATACAGAGCAAATTTGTGCATTTGTCCAGCAATGGCATAAATTAGCTTTTGAGGATCGAATTGAAGGAGAGAAAAAACGTCAGCGCCTACAAAATTCGCTTAGCTCCCGCGCTTTTCAAGAACTGGCTGGGAATCCCTTGCTACTTACCATGATGGCAATTCTGAATCGACATCAAGAACTACCAAGGGATAAATCCACTCTGTATGAACAAGCCTCAGAAGTGCTATTACATCGTTGGGACTATGAAAGAAACTTACCAGCATCCAGCGAATTAGATTCTGGAGTCAATAAGTATATTGATTATCAAGATAAACGAGAAATGTTGCGTCTGGTAGCTCACCCGATGCAAGCATCTAGCAACACTCTGGCTAATAAAATCGGTAAGGAAGATTTGGAAGCGACTTTAGTTGAGTATCTGCAAGATAAATTTCCTCCTGACAAAGCTAGAATGGCAGCCAGAGATTTGCGGAAAATTCTCACAACTCGCAGCTTTATTTTATGCTTTTTTGGGGGCAGATGGATTGGATGA
- a CDS encoding NAD(P)H-binding protein codes for MKAFVAGATGETGRRIVQELIARNIPVRALVRDIAKARSILPTEVELVQGDVLHPENLSTALGDSTVLLCATGASPSFDPTGPYKVDYEGTKNLVEVSKAKGIEHFVLVSSLCTSQFFHPLNLFWLILVWKKQAEEYLQKSGLTYTIVRPGGLKNEDNSHRIVMQSADTLFDGSIPRQKVAQVCVESLFEVAAKNKIVEIVASVDAPAKSFSELFANVA; via the coding sequence ATGAAAGCATTTGTAGCAGGGGCAACAGGTGAAACGGGTCGTCGGATAGTGCAAGAACTGATAGCGCGGAATATTCCCGTTCGTGCTTTAGTCAGAGATATTGCGAAAGCAAGAAGTATTTTACCGACAGAAGTGGAGTTGGTACAAGGTGATGTGTTACACCCAGAAAACTTGTCTACTGCTTTGGGCGATAGCACAGTGCTGTTATGCGCCACAGGGGCGTCGCCAAGTTTCGACCCCACTGGACCTTATAAGGTGGACTATGAAGGCACTAAAAATTTGGTAGAAGTGTCGAAAGCCAAGGGAATTGAGCATTTTGTTTTGGTTTCTTCGTTGTGTACTTCACAGTTTTTCCATCCACTAAATTTGTTCTGGCTGATTTTAGTTTGGAAAAAGCAAGCTGAGGAATACCTCCAAAAAAGCGGTCTGACCTATACGATTGTCCGACCCGGTGGTTTAAAGAACGAGGATAACTCTCATCGTATTGTTATGCAAAGCGCTGATACATTGTTTGACGGTAGCATTCCCCGCCAGAAAGTTGCCCAAGTTTGTGTTGAGTCGCTTTTTGAGGTAGCCGCGAAAAATAAAATTGTGGAGATTGTTGCAAGTGTTGACGCGCCTGCAAAAAGCTTCAGTGAATTATTTGCCAACGTGGCTTAA
- a CDS encoding tetratricopeptide repeat protein, which translates to MFKTGEYEQSKILFQEALDYAQSIDWRRAIFCTQNWLADIAIKQGRLHEAERLLIEGLRVAEANRDKSRTAFCQRSLSSLTKAQGNLVEARSWAIAALKNFESLGMLPEVEETEILLQALNAGVLDNSQQP; encoded by the coding sequence TTGTTTAAAACTGGGGAGTACGAGCAGTCGAAAATTCTTTTTCAAGAAGCCCTAGATTATGCACAGTCAATAGATTGGAGACGTGCCATTTTCTGTACGCAAAATTGGTTAGCTGATATTGCCATCAAACAAGGGAGACTGCATGAAGCAGAACGACTCCTAATAGAAGGACTGCGGGTGGCTGAAGCTAATAGAGACAAAAGTCGCACTGCGTTTTGTCAACGCTCGTTATCTAGTTTGACAAAGGCGCAAGGAAATTTAGTTGAGGCTCGTAGTTGGGCGATCGCCGCGTTGAAGAATTTCGAGAGTTTAGGTATGTTACCTGAAGTAGAGGAAACAGAAATTTTACTCCAAGCATTAAATGCAGGAGTTTTGGATAATAGCCAACAGCCTTAA
- a CDS encoding DUF4079 domain-containing protein, producing the protein MNMELSPSVKYWSNFFHPIMMWALLLLSLYAAYLGLQVQRTRNAQGEEKKELIKGRYNIKHHQIGSILLALMVTGAVGGMAVTYINNGKLFVGPHLLAGLGMTSLIAFSAALSPYMQKGANWARATHILLNFALLGLFAWQAITGVQIVQKILTQA; encoded by the coding sequence ATGAATATGGAGCTTTCGCCGTCGGTTAAGTATTGGTCAAATTTTTTCCACCCAATAATGATGTGGGCGCTACTGCTCCTATCTTTATATGCAGCATATTTGGGGCTACAAGTTCAGCGTACCAGAAATGCTCAGGGTGAAGAAAAAAAAGAATTAATTAAAGGTAGATACAACATTAAACACCATCAAATTGGGTCTATACTCCTAGCCTTAATGGTGACAGGTGCTGTTGGTGGTATGGCTGTTACATATATCAATAACGGTAAGCTGTTTGTCGGACCTCACCTGCTAGCAGGGCTTGGGATGACCAGTTTAATTGCCTTTTCGGCTGCTCTATCTCCCTATATGCAAAAAGGAGCCAACTGGGCGCGTGCAACTCATATTTTATTGAATTTTGCACTTCTAGGTCTTTTTGCTTGGCAGGCTATTACTGGGGTGCAAATCGTTCAAAAGATTCTCACCCAAGCATAG
- a CDS encoding DUF1997 domain-containing protein yields the protein MISNNSEYQSFDKNEAVFSIPSTLEASEETTLEATIGTPRRFYGSYRDCMEMPAPSKTVAEYLDNHALWFSRCAEPMKVESLGNNGYALTIGRFGAFGYDVEPKIGLELLPPDEGIYRIRTIPIPNYQAPGYDVDYKSSLQLLESDPSDSDPNVGKITRVEWDLHLAVYIHFPKFIQRLPKSIIQSTGDRLLNQIVRQVSRRLTHKVQEDFHKSLQ from the coding sequence ATGATTTCAAACAATTCGGAATATCAGTCCTTTGACAAAAATGAAGCGGTATTTTCTATACCATCAACCTTAGAAGCGTCTGAGGAAACAACCCTAGAAGCAACTATCGGAACGCCAAGGAGGTTCTATGGCAGTTACAGAGATTGTATGGAAATGCCTGCTCCTTCTAAGACTGTTGCTGAATATTTAGATAACCATGCCTTATGGTTTTCTCGTTGTGCTGAACCTATGAAGGTAGAGTCTTTGGGTAACAACGGCTATGCTCTGACTATTGGTCGCTTTGGCGCTTTTGGGTATGACGTAGAGCCAAAAATTGGTTTGGAATTATTGCCTCCAGACGAAGGAATTTATCGCATTCGTACCATTCCAATTCCTAATTACCAAGCTCCCGGTTACGATGTGGACTATAAGTCGTCGCTCCAGTTACTAGAAAGCGATCCCAGCGATTCCGATCCTAACGTTGGTAAAATCACGCGAGTAGAATGGGATCTGCATCTAGCTGTTTATATTCACTTTCCAAAGTTTATTCAGCGATTACCCAAATCCATCATTCAATCCACAGGCGATCGCCTTCTCAACCAAATTGTTCGCCAAGTTTCCCGGCGCTTAACTCACAAAGTTCAAGAAGATTTTCACAAATCTTTACAGTGA
- a CDS encoding transposase family protein: MTQLLNLPELVVESSLQDGQTLFISVHKKGKSAVCPNCGTRSDRLHQNQKYLVKDLPMGDKEVILDVNRRRFKCKNCRKTLYQVWME; encoded by the coding sequence ATGACCCAACTCTTAAATTTACCCGAATTAGTAGTAGAATCAAGCCTGCAAGACGGTCAAACCTTATTTATATCAGTACATAAAAAGGGAAAAAGTGCTGTTTGTCCAAATTGTGGTACAAGGTCAGATCGTCTACATCAAAATCAAAAATATTTAGTCAAAGATTTACCAATGGGAGATAAAGAAGTAATACTAGATGTAAATAGACGAAGATTTAAGTGCAAAAACTGTCGAAAAACGTTATACCAGGTGTGGATGGAATAA
- a CDS encoding NACHT domain-containing protein: MLTGTELLALWGVQATVGFLFKEVFVKLSQDAIQDAFKEYLKDFFKGIFKEGLDLAKTRALIVAYGKANKLFVELWQAELEETGIGESEIQQNYSDAIDKFIRAQPVRAALGKPLQTALGITLSDDTSALDAELTNIWNELNLFDLPSTFQWQNVANKYTRRVKALAADSDELRPLLNSETQEEIKERIQQNAPIAPDFKFSRYQQGLRDAFSNLKLDYLHTSGYKYTLQLWNIFQPTNVQEQNVSQPTICSILDILNKQQIYKYTVILGNPGSGKSTLVQYKALEWARTLGSNLSIQELPLLIELRNYVENREKNSCKDFLDYFHSATGVVGGNLNQGELHEWLSNNQTIVMFDGLDEVLDNRERENIIIDVINFTKTYP, translated from the coding sequence ATGTTGACAGGAACAGAACTGTTAGCTCTCTGGGGGGTGCAGGCTACTGTCGGGTTCCTATTTAAAGAGGTATTTGTCAAACTATCGCAAGACGCCATACAGGATGCTTTTAAAGAGTACCTTAAAGATTTTTTTAAAGGTATTTTTAAAGAAGGACTAGATTTAGCTAAAACAAGAGCTTTAATAGTGGCTTACGGGAAAGCTAATAAATTATTTGTTGAATTATGGCAAGCTGAGCTTGAAGAAACAGGAATTGGCGAGTCGGAAATTCAGCAAAATTATAGTGATGCAATAGATAAATTCATTCGCGCTCAACCAGTGAGAGCAGCCCTTGGTAAACCTTTGCAAACAGCACTAGGTATAACATTATCAGATGATACTTCTGCTCTTGATGCTGAATTAACAAACATTTGGAATGAACTCAATTTATTCGATTTACCTTCGACATTTCAATGGCAAAATGTAGCCAATAAGTATACCAGAAGAGTCAAAGCTCTAGCTGCGGATTCAGATGAATTACGTCCACTATTAAATTCAGAAACTCAAGAAGAGATTAAGGAGAGAATTCAGCAAAATGCTCCTATCGCACCTGATTTTAAATTTAGTCGTTATCAGCAGGGTTTAAGAGACGCTTTTAGTAATCTAAAACTGGATTACCTACATACTAGCGGTTATAAATACACCTTGCAATTATGGAATATATTTCAGCCAACAAATGTGCAGGAACAGAATGTTTCACAACCAACTATATGCTCAATTTTGGATATACTAAACAAGCAGCAAATTTATAAATATACAGTTATCTTAGGTAATCCAGGATCTGGTAAGTCTACTTTAGTGCAGTATAAAGCTTTGGAATGGGCAAGAACTTTAGGAAGCAATCTGTCAATCCAAGAATTGCCATTATTGATTGAATTACGCAATTACGTTGAGAATCGAGAAAAGAATTCTTGTAAAGATTTTTTGGATTATTTCCATAGCGCAACTGGGGTCGTTGGTGGAAATCTTAATCAAGGAGAACTCCATGAATGGCTGAGTAACAATCAAACCATCGTTATGTTTGATGGTTTGGATGAGGTGCTGGATAATAGGGAACGAGAAAATATCATAATTGACGTTATTAACTTTACTAAAACATATCCGTGA
- a CDS encoding ankyrin repeat domain-containing protein: MTNDTLLLAAKNGDIKRVRALLNAGVQVDTGSSDGTTPLMFAASLGYTEIVRLLLDAGANINIQRKRYGLTALMLAASANQLDIVKLLVSRGCDVNTTNEDGSTALMVAALKGHVQIVYVLLAAGALANIKDKDEDTAFNLAVKQGHSAVVQALVENGADVNIKNEEGDTALMVAADLGHLHVVQTLLSAGVDVKAQNEDGGTALSAAAAAGHSAIAAEILACQADVNAQDKDGETALHLAVVEGYTDVVKVLLDRGANVRIRNHLGDTPLLIAALQGYSPIVELLLQQGADSNEKNLGEFPLTLAATQGHTETVKVLLGHGANANIKADDGKTALIKAAERDKPGTAALPCDRIGVIEQLIDKGADVNLQDSAKATALMWAASRGGDRAVQLLLQAGADVNIKNQGGYTALMLAEFNGCHSVVRILKAVGAQE; the protein is encoded by the coding sequence ATGACTAACGATACCTTGCTGTTGGCTGCAAAAAATGGCGATATCAAACGGGTGCGAGCATTGCTTAACGCTGGTGTGCAAGTGGATACAGGCAGCAGCGATGGCACAACGCCTTTAATGTTTGCTGCTAGTTTAGGATATACCGAGATCGTGCGCTTGCTTCTAGATGCGGGAGCAAACATTAACATCCAAAGGAAGCGCTACGGTTTAACTGCTTTGATGTTAGCAGCTAGCGCCAATCAGCTTGACATCGTGAAGCTTTTAGTATCCAGAGGGTGTGATGTTAATACGACTAATGAAGATGGCAGCACAGCCCTCATGGTAGCAGCACTGAAAGGTCATGTTCAGATTGTGTACGTCTTACTTGCTGCTGGTGCTCTGGCGAATATCAAAGATAAGGATGAGGATACAGCCTTTAATCTAGCAGTTAAGCAAGGACACTCTGCAGTTGTACAAGCACTAGTAGAAAATGGCGCAGATGTCAATATTAAAAATGAAGAAGGAGACACCGCTTTGATGGTAGCGGCGGATTTAGGGCATTTGCACGTCGTTCAAACATTATTAAGTGCAGGGGTTGATGTCAAGGCACAAAATGAGGATGGTGGAACTGCTTTGTCCGCTGCCGCCGCCGCCGGACACAGTGCGATCGCAGCAGAAATACTTGCTTGTCAAGCTGATGTTAATGCTCAAGACAAGGATGGTGAAACAGCCCTGCATCTTGCTGTCGTAGAAGGTTATACCGACGTAGTCAAAGTTTTACTCGATCGCGGTGCAAATGTACGAATCAGAAATCACTTAGGTGATACACCTTTGCTGATAGCAGCATTGCAGGGTTACAGTCCAATTGTTGAGTTACTCCTTCAACAGGGAGCAGATAGCAATGAGAAAAATTTGGGTGAGTTTCCGTTGACACTAGCAGCCACCCAAGGACATACGGAAACAGTAAAAGTTTTGCTCGGTCACGGTGCAAATGCCAATATAAAAGCAGATGATGGCAAAACTGCCTTGATAAAAGCAGCAGAACGCGATAAGCCGGGTACGGCGGCGCTGCCATGCGATCGCATTGGTGTTATAGAGCAGCTTATAGATAAAGGAGCAGATGTTAACTTGCAAGATTCAGCCAAAGCAACAGCTTTAATGTGGGCGGCGTCACGAGGTGGCGATCGCGCCGTGCAATTGTTGCTGCAAGCTGGAGCAGATGTAAATATAAAAAATCAGGGTGGTTACACAGCTTTGATGTTAGCAGAGTTTAACGGATGTCACAGTGTTGTACGGATTTTAAAAGCTGTAGGAGCACAGGAATAA
- a CDS encoding PDDEXK nuclease domain-containing protein: MQKLSKNVIPGVDGIILPQAVAEIPWGHNILLLEKVKDLKARFWYVHKTLEHGWSRSVLWHHIDTKLYERQFEAEKTTNFNFTLPSPQSDLARELLKDPYNFDFLTLAKDAQERDLERGLLEHIREFLLELGVGFAFMGSQYHLKVGDEDFYIDLLFYHVKLRCYVVIDLKMKEVKPEFSGKMSFYVSAVDNILRHPDDQPTIGIILCKSKDKTVVEYSLQNMNRPIGVSTYKLRDVLPEKLQGSLPTIEQLEAELDAVPLEIEDKE, from the coding sequence GTGCAAAAACTGTCGAAAAACGTTATACCAGGTGTGGATGGAATAATTCTGCCACAAGCTGTGGCAGAAATTCCTTGGGGTCACAATATTTTGTTATTGGAAAAGGTAAAAGATTTAAAAGCAAGGTTTTGGTATGTTCACAAAACCCTTGAGCATGGTTGGAGTCGTTCTGTTTTATGGCATCACATCGATACAAAGCTTTATGAGCGACAATTTGAAGCTGAAAAAACGACAAATTTTAATTTTACTCTACCTTCCCCTCAATCAGATTTAGCGCGGGAATTATTAAAAGACCCTTACAATTTTGATTTCTTGACTTTAGCAAAAGATGCTCAAGAAAGAGATTTAGAAAGGGGTTTATTAGAGCATATAAGAGAGTTCCTCCTAGAATTAGGAGTTGGATTTGCTTTTATGGGCAGTCAATATCACCTCAAAGTAGGTGATGAAGATTTTTATATTGACTTACTATTTTATCATGTAAAATTGCGTTGTTATGTAGTTATTGACCTAAAAATGAAGGAAGTTAAACCAGAATTTTCAGGTAAGATGAGTTTTTATGTTTCGGCGGTTGACAATATATTACGACACCCTGATGACCAACCTACTATTGGAATTATCTTATGTAAATCAAAAGATAAAACAGTGGTTGAATATTCATTACAAAATATGAATAGACCTATTGGAGTTTCAACTTATAAATTACGGGATGTTTTACCTGAAAAATTACAGGGAAGTTTACCAACTATTGAACAGTTAGAAGCTGAGTTAGACGCGGTTCCTTTAGAAATCGAAGATAAGGAATAA
- a CDS encoding HEAT repeat domain-containing protein has translation MDEIFEPTKREEVVIDIINFTKTYPDVRVMVTSRVIGYKPQLLREAKFRHFMLQDLELEQIEDFLKRWHDLAFGNSHDKERKRERLRAAIDAYAPIRELAGNPLLLTMMAILNRNQELPRYRAELYKKASRVLLEQWDVERSLVDKTVSVDYKDKQAMLRQVAYYMQTNKKGAAGNLINAENLESILTSYLQKRKVNDSTNVANLIIQQLRERNFILCFLGAEYYAFVHRTFLEYFCATEYVWQFEEERSITLKELKTDIFSKYWQDESWHEVLRLIAGMLSAKFIGEIIDELIEKNGEAQKFSNLFLAAQCFAEVKDSESISSTATRLLEQIKKLTKYDLHYYYGQFDFEETSLVSKIRTQAVATVATTWKDHPETFFWLKTRATSDEDSDVRTAAVQQLATAFKDDPETLSWLKTRATSDEDSDVRTAAVQQLATAFKDDPETLSWLKTRATSDEDSDVRTAAVQQLATAFKDDPETLSWLKTRAISDEDSDVRTAAVQQLAKAFKDDPETLTILKTRATSDEHYSVRRAAVQQLARTKAFKDDPETLTILKTRATSDEHYSVRTAAVQQLATAFKDDPETLTILKTCATSDEDSDVRTAAVQQLARAFKDDPETLTILKTRATSDEDYSVRRAAVQQLARTFKDDPETLTILKTRATSDKYYSVRTAAVEQLARAFKDDPETLTILKTRATSDKYYSVRTAALQQLAHGFKDDPETLTILKTRATSDKYYSVRTAALQQLAHGWKDELGMFGFLCNIAVNDPFKRNNDFEDNPRQIALMAIIQQHPDRSRIMPVLKNRAKKDRDPKVRDFAKKELRKRGVKIRWYESLLYFFRNLNFSRFIRDRLK, from the coding sequence TTGGATGAAATCTTTGAACCCACTAAACGCGAAGAGGTTGTTATAGATATTATTAATTTTACTAAAACCTATCCTGACGTGCGAGTTATGGTAACGTCTCGTGTCATTGGCTATAAACCGCAACTCTTGCGCGAGGCTAAGTTTCGTCATTTCATGCTACAAGATTTGGAGTTGGAACAAATTGAGGATTTTCTCAAAAGATGGCATGATTTAGCTTTTGGTAACAGCCATGATAAAGAACGAAAAAGGGAGCGCTTGCGTGCAGCGATTGACGCATATGCTCCTATTAGGGAACTGGCTGGTAATCCCTTGCTTCTAACAATGATGGCAATTCTCAATCGCAATCAAGAATTGCCAAGATACCGTGCTGAACTTTACAAAAAAGCTTCACGAGTCCTTCTAGAACAATGGGATGTCGAAAGATCGTTAGTCGATAAGACTGTTTCTGTTGATTATAAAGATAAACAGGCGATGTTGCGTCAGGTTGCTTACTATATGCAAACCAATAAAAAAGGGGCGGCTGGTAACTTGATTAACGCAGAAAATTTAGAAAGTATTCTCACTAGTTATTTGCAAAAGAGAAAGGTAAATGATTCCACTAATGTTGCAAATTTAATTATTCAACAACTCCGGGAACGCAACTTTATTTTATGCTTCCTGGGTGCAGAGTACTATGCTTTTGTGCATCGAACTTTTTTAGAATATTTCTGTGCGACGGAGTATGTTTGGCAATTTGAGGAAGAACGAAGTATTACGCTCAAGGAACTAAAGACAGACATTTTTAGCAAATACTGGCAAGATGAATCTTGGCATGAAGTTCTTCGCCTCATTGCGGGAATGCTGAGTGCCAAATTTATAGGTGAGATTATTGACGAGCTCATAGAAAAAAATGGTGAAGCACAAAAATTCAGTAACTTATTTCTAGCTGCTCAGTGTTTTGCAGAAGTCAAAGATAGCGAAAGCATCTCGTCAACTGCTACTCGATTACTTGAGCAGATCAAAAAATTAACCAAGTACGATCTCCATTACTATTACGGACAATTCGATTTTGAAGAGACAAGCCTAGTCTCTAAAATTCGCACCCAAGCCGTTGCAACTGTTGCAACAACTTGGAAAGATCATCCAGAGACATTCTTCTGGCTCAAAACTCGCGCCACAAGTGATGAAGATTCCGATGTGCGAACAGCCGCAGTGCAACAGTTAGCCACAGCATTCAAAGATGACCCTGAGACATTATCCTGGCTCAAAACTCGCGCCACAAGTGATGAAGATTCCGATGTGCGAACAGCCGCAGTGCAACAGTTAGCCACAGCATTCAAAGATGACCCTGAGACATTATCCTGGCTCAAAACTCGCGCCACAAGTGATGAAGATTCCGATGTGCGAACAGCCGCAGTGCAACAGTTAGCCACAGCATTCAAAGATGACCCTGAGACATTATCCTGGCTCAAAACTCGCGCCATAAGTGATGAAGATTCCGATGTGCGAACAGCCGCAGTGCAACAATTAGCAAAAGCATTCAAAGATGACCCTGAGACATTAACCATTCTCAAAACTCGCGCCACAAGTGATGAACATTACAGTGTGCGAAGAGCCGCAGTGCAACAGTTAGCCAGAACAAAAGCATTCAAAGATGACCCTGAGACATTAACCATTCTCAAAACTCGCGCCACAAGTGATGAACATTACAGTGTGCGAACAGCCGCAGTGCAACAGTTAGCCACAGCATTCAAAGATGACCCTGAGACATTAACCATTCTCAAAACTTGCGCCACAAGTGATGAAGATTCCGATGTGCGAACAGCCGCAGTGCAACAGTTAGCCAGAGCATTCAAAGATGACCCTGAGACATTAACCATTCTCAAAACTCGCGCCACAAGTGATGAAGATTACAGTGTGCGAAGAGCCGCAGTGCAACAGTTAGCCAGAACATTCAAAGATGACCCTGAGACATTAACCATTCTCAAAACTCGCGCCACAAGTGATAAATATTACAGTGTGCGAACAGCCGCAGTGGAACAGTTAGCCAGAGCATTCAAAGATGACCCTGAGACATTAACCATTCTCAAAACTCGCGCCACAAGTGATAAATATTACAGTGTGCGAACAGCCGCACTGCAACAGTTAGCGCACGGATTCAAAGATGACCCTGAGACATTAACCATTCTCAAAACTCGCGCCACAAGTGATAAATATTACAGTGTGCGAACAGCCGCACTACAACAGTTAGCGCACGGATGGAAAGATGAACTAGGAATGTTTGGATTTTTGTGCAATATTGCTGTCAATGACCCCTTTAAGCGTAACAACGACTTTGAAGACAACCCCCGGCAAATAGCACTTATGGCAATTATCCAACAACATCCCGATCGCTCCCGGATTATGCCAGTGTTAAAGAATAGGGCAAAAAAAGATCGAGATCCGAAAGTGCGAGACTTTGCCAAAAAAGAATTGAGGAAACGGGGAGTAAAAATCAGATGGTACGAGTCTTTATTGTACTTTTTCCGTAATCTGAACTTCTCTCGGTTCATCCGTGACAGGTTAAAGTAA
- a CDS encoding HNH endonuclease, whose protein sequence is MSIYIPIELQRRIRNHFVNCCAYCRSAESLTVTIFEFEHIIPRSAGGETSFDNLCLACPSCNRYKASRQTATDPMTQQEVSLFHPQKQLWIDHFAWNEDGTEIIGLTSVGRATISALKMNRSQLMRVRRMWMKMGEHPPTI, encoded by the coding sequence GTGAGCATTTATATTCCTATTGAATTACAAAGACGCATTCGGAACCATTTTGTCAATTGTTGTGCTTATTGCCGTAGTGCTGAATCCCTAACAGTTACTATATTTGAGTTCGAGCATATCATTCCCCGGTCTGCGGGTGGAGAAACTAGCTTTGACAATCTCTGCTTGGCTTGTCCGTCTTGCAATCGCTACAAAGCATCACGCCAAACAGCCACCGATCCAATGACTCAGCAAGAAGTCTCGTTGTTTCATCCGCAGAAGCAATTATGGATAGACCATTTTGCTTGGAATGAGGATGGAACAGAAATAATTGGACTCACATCAGTGGGTAGAGCAACAATTTCTGCTTTAAAGATGAATCGTTCGCAATTAATGCGTGTACGTCGGATGTGGATGAAGATGGGAGAACATCCACCAACAATTTGA
- a CDS encoding glycoside hydrolase family protein, with translation MTLKSLEQQKGGVEQLIGPIVALLGFICLIQWYVFGSLRSQPDPVFSQRQPILVMKGGDPYIRALMRTISASEASGNRPYSLLYGGQQVNNLSRHPEICVTIVTGPNKGNCSTAAGRYQVINTTWNRIASRYHPNPNRLMFWSPYSFEAEYQDIVVYRWLSDSRVWGTDISQQLRQGRLKDVLRRLSPTWTSLGYGIETNSVSRSLPRIYQKMLQEELTIQ, from the coding sequence TTGACTCTGAAAAGTCTAGAACAACAGAAAGGCGGCGTTGAACAACTCATAGGACCGATAGTCGCTCTTCTTGGCTTTATATGTTTGATACAGTGGTATGTGTTTGGCAGCTTGCGATCGCAGCCCGATCCAGTATTTAGCCAAAGGCAGCCGATCTTAGTCATGAAAGGGGGCGATCCCTATATTCGCGCCCTCATGCGAACTATTTCAGCAAGTGAAGCGAGTGGCAATCGTCCTTATTCGCTTTTGTATGGAGGACAACAAGTTAACAATCTCAGCCGCCATCCTGAGATATGTGTCACTATCGTGACAGGTCCAAACAAAGGCAACTGTTCTACAGCTGCTGGTAGATATCAAGTTATAAATACAACCTGGAATAGAATTGCATCTCGCTATCACCCAAACCCCAATCGGTTGATGTTTTGGTCTCCTTATAGTTTTGAAGCAGAATATCAAGATATTGTCGTTTATCGTTGGCTTAGTGATTCCCGCGTTTGGGGAACTGACATATCTCAACAACTTCGTCAAGGAAGGCTAAAAGACGTTTTGCGTCGATTATCTCCTACTTGGACTAGCTTGGGTTATGGTATTGAAACAAACTCTGTGAGTCGGTCTTTGCCAAGAATTTATCAAAAAATGTTGCAAGAAGAATTGACGATTCAGTGA